One segment of Carya illinoinensis cultivar Pawnee chromosome 1, C.illinoinensisPawnee_v1, whole genome shotgun sequence DNA contains the following:
- the LOC122299926 gene encoding uncharacterized protein LOC122299926, whose protein sequence is MICLISDKETNRGALMSTLPKIWNAEGKTAFKEVGRNKFLVEFKSRSDKIRVLNGRPWSFDKCLLCIQDCEGAKSIKEMQFCFEPFWIQCHDMPFAGMTASMGQKLGSSLGKVLMVDTDGSETCWGKFLRVKVMLDITKLLARGRFISQDGEKFWIPFRYERMANFCYYCGSIKHGNGICKKIEMGLHVGDSFRQQYGAWLRASNKKQVQSVGKVGKVKYDGGSSESGRRGSSDESNKEDDNHGKVPEEVRQQEDSQSFHTDEEAASVSARRKAVEVVESMMQDVGAVTQKEYGGHMPTILLEESPDQLGPAVVEESKKERKVPCRGNNWKRRAREARLSLTNQGLEGDIVVSKQVHSSKRKTQETPKGGVEKRSKLSLIDEEGDEFFMAVAAPASYHDTLELELPRAWEPLDSLRTSPHGAGEGPKVHFSVRNKM, encoded by the coding sequence ATGATATGCTTGATTTCTGATAAGGAGACTAACAGAGGAGCTCTCATGAGTACGCTGCCTAAAATATGGAATGCAGAagggaaaactgcttttaaagagGTTGGAAGAAATAAGTTCTTGGTGGAATTTAAATCGAGGTCGGATAAAATAAGAGTGTTGAATGGTCGTCCATGGTCCTTTGACAAGTGCCTGCTGTGCATACAGGACTGTGAAGGTGCCAAGTCTATTAAGGAAATGCAATTCTGTTTTGAACCCTTTTGGATTCAATGCCATGATATGCCATTTGCTGGAATGACTGCGAGTATGGGGCAGAAGCTGGGAAGCTCCCTGGGGAAGGTGCTTATGGTGGATACAGATGGTAGTGAAACCTGCTGGGGCAAGTTTTTACGTGTGAaggtaatgctagatataaccAAACTACTTGCTAGAGGCAGGTTTATTTCTCAGGATGGTGAGAAGTTCTGGATTCCTTTTAGATATGAAAGGATGGCCAATTTTTGTTATTACTGTGGATCCATTAAGCATGGGAATGGAATATGCAAAAAGATAGAGATGGGACTGCATGTGGGGGATAGTTTCAGGCAGCAGTATGGAGCGTGGCTGAGGGCTAGTAATAAAAAGCAAGTTCAGTCGGTAGGCAAGGTGGGGAAGGTGAAATATGACGGTGGGTCATCGGAGAGTGGTCGGAGGGGGTCCTCAGATGAGTCCAACAAAGAAGATGATAATCATGGAAAGGTACCAGAGGAAGTTAGACAACAGGAAGACAGCCAATCATTTCACACGGATGAGGAGGCTGCATCTGTCAGTGCTAGGAGGAAAGCTGTTGAGGTAGTGGAATCAATGATGCAGGATGTGGGAGCAGTTACACAGAAGGAGTATGGGGGACACATGCCAACAATTTTGTTAGAGGAATCCCCTGACCAGCTGGGCCCAGCGGTAGTGGAGGAAtctaaaaaggaaaggaaggtACCATGTAGAGGGAATAACTGGAAAAGAAGAGCACGTGAGGCCAGATTATCTCTAACTAATCAAGGATTAGAGGGAGACATTGTAGTGTCTAAACAAGTCCATTCAAGTAAAAGGAAAACACAGGAAACACCTAAAGGTGGCGTGGAAAAAAGAAGCAAATTATCTCTCATAGATGAGGAGGGTGATGAATTCTTCATGGCAGTGGCTGCTCCTGCCAGCTACCATGATACTCTtgagctggaactgccgagagCTTGGGAACCCTTGGACAGTTTGAGAACTTCACCTCATGGTGCAGGAGAAGGGCCCAAGGTTCATTTTTCTGTCAGAAACAAAATGTAG
- the LOC122302889 gene encoding transcription factor MUTE gives MSHIAVERNRRRQMNEHLKVLRSLTPCFYIKRGDQASIIGGVIEFIKELHQVLQSLESKKKRKSLSPGPAPSPRPVLLLQPSTPQFDSSTFGFENAKELGACCNSPVADIEAKISGSNVVLKIVSRRIPGQIVRIVSVLERLSFEVLHLNISSMEDTVLYSFVIKIGLECQLSVEELAVEVQRSFCCSDNTNNIYANEI, from the exons ATGTCTCACATAGCTGTGGAGAGAAACAGGAGAAGACAGATGAATGAGCATCTCAAAGTTTTACGCTCTTTAACCCCATGCTTTTATATCAAAAGg GGAGATCAAGCATCTATAATAGGTGGTGTTATAGAGTTTATCAAGGAGTTGCACCAAGTTCTACAATCTTTGGAGTccaagaaaaaaaggaagagtcTAAGCCCTGGCCCTGCTCCTAGCCCAAGACCAGTGCTACTGCTGCAGCCAAGTACCCCTCAGTTTGATAGCAGTACCTTTGGCTTTGAAAATGCTAAGGAACTAGGAGCATGCTGCAACTCTCCAGTTGCAGATATCGAAGCAAAGATTTCAGGATCGAACGTGGTCTTGAAAATTGTCTCACGTAGAATCCCTGGACAAATCGTAAGGATAGTCAGTGTGTTGGAAAGGCTTTCGTTCGAGGTTCTTCATCTGAATATCAGTAGCATGGAGGATACTGTTCTATACTCCTTTGTCATtaag ATAGGGCTTGAATGTCAGCTGAGTGTGGAGGAACTAGCTGTGGAAGTTCAACGAAGTTTCTGCTGCTCAGACAATACCAATAATATTTATGCAAACGAGATTTAG